One stretch of Zingiber officinale cultivar Zhangliang chromosome 6B, Zo_v1.1, whole genome shotgun sequence DNA includes these proteins:
- the LOC121989235 gene encoding DNA-directed RNA polymerase I subunit 2-like isoform X2 produces MERLARLLIIQKRNYPLSMVRRSLNNRGPGYSDKAVVIRCTREDQSSVTLKLYYLENGSARLGFWIRGREFLLPVGIILKAFIDTNDHEIFVSLTCYYNERYQREKGAVGTQLIGERAQIILDEVRDLSLFTHHHCLKHIGEYFRSVMDGFETENYITVAEAVLREYIFVNLGSNHDKFNLLIFMLQKLYALVDQTAAPDNIDTLQNQEVLLPGHLIAICLKEKIQMWLRKARQQILDELAKKERTFDIKSVTQVKKILTKNSAHIGRAIESMIKVGRLNAQSGLDLPQREGMTIMAERLNFFRYLSHFRSVHRGAAFTKMRTTSVRKLLPESWGFLCPVNTPDGEPCGLLNHMTCSCRISSSYDSEGKIKDPLKIRMSILSVLVAIGMTPLLPKLERAGPPEVLHVLLDGCVVGSITSCQIEKAVAHIRSLKLSALSGIPEDLEVGYVPLSYGGAYPGLYLFTNTSRFIRPVRNLAHGNDIELIGPFEQAFMEIRCSDGGDGGRREFFPATHEEIHPTGILSVVANLTPWSDHNQSPRNMYQCQMAKQTMGFSGQALQYRADLKTYHLQTPQSPIVRTTSYTKYCMDEFPTGTNAIVAVLAYTGYDMEDAMILNKSSVDRGLSRGHIYQTESIDLAKKHETDRIQEIFARSNTDRNMMFSIDSDGLPYVGQMVHPREPLYSTHNTLTSTTKPTFLKGSEDAIIDYVSVDGTGSKNYLQKVNIRTRRTRYPIIGDKFSSRHGQKGVCSQLWPDVDMPFSAVTGMRPDLIINPHAFPSRMTIGMLLESIAAKGGSLHGKFVDATPFPRSNCNEEDEDKISKSSSVVDELGPMLTAYGFNYHGVEVMHSGVYGTELTCEIFIGPVYYQRLRHMVSDKFQVRSTGTVDQITRQPIGGRKRGGGIRFGEMERDAVLAHGAAYLLHDRLHSCSDYHIADVCSYCGSVLSATIIQPQKKSAREIHGLPPARTPKSYICQACKTSKGMETVAMPHVFKYLAAEFTAMNIKMDLQLRSQAS; encoded by the exons ATGGAGCGACTTGCACGACTTTTAATTATACAAAAGCGTAATTAT CCGTTGAGCATGGTGCGCAGATCATTGAATAACCGTGGACCAGGCTACAGTGACAAAGCAGTGGTTATAAG ATGTACTCGAGAAGACCAATCTTCTGTCACTCTCAAGTTATACTACCTTGAAAATGGAAGTGCAAGACTTGGATTCTG GATAAGAGGAAGAGAGTTTTTGCTTCCAGTTGGTATTATTTTGAAG GCTTTTATTGACACAAATGATCACGAAATCTTTGTGAGCTTGACATGTTATTATAATGAGAGATACCAAAGAGAAAAAGGTGCTGTTGGAACTCAACTTATTGGTGAAAGGGCTCAAATTATTCTTGATGAAGTTAGAGATTTGTCGCTTTTTACTCACCACCACTGCTTGAAGCATATTG GAGAGTACTTCAGATCTGTTATGGATGGATTTGAAACTGAGAATTATATAACT GTCGCAGAAGCTGTTCTTAGAGAATATATTTTTGTTAATCTTGGGAGCAATCATGACAAGTTCAATTTGCTAAT TTTTATGCTGCAGAAACTTTATGCACTTGTAGATCAAACTGCTGCCCCTGATAATATTGATACACTGCAAAACCAGGAAGTTCTGTTGCCTGGACACTTGATAGCCATTTGTCTTAAG GAAAAAATTCAAATGTGGTTGAGGAAGGCAAGACAACAGATTCTTGATGAGCTAGCAAAGAAGGAAAGAACTTTTGATATAAAAAGTG TAACACAGGTGAAGAAGATTTTAACCAAGAATTCTGCACATATTGGGAGGGCCATTGAGAGTATGATAAAAGTTGGAAGATTGAACGCGCAATCAGGTCTAGACTTGCCTCAG AGAGAAGGAATGACCATTATGGCAGAGAGGCTCAATTTCTTCCGTTATCTATCTCATTTTCGTTCTGTACATAGAGGTGCTGCTTTTACAAAAATGCGTACGACAAGTGTACGAAAATTGCTGCCAGA GTCTTGGGGCTTCCTTTGCCCTGTCAATACTCCTGATGGAGAGCCTTGTGGCTTGCTGAACCATATGACTTGTTCCTGCC GCATTTCATCTTCCTATGATTCGGAAGGAAAAATTAAGGACCCTCTCAAGATAAGAATGTCGATACTCTCTGTTTTAGTTGCGATTGGAATGACACCATTGCTTCCGAAGCTTGAGCGTGCTGGCCCACCTGAGGTTCTTCATGTTCTTTTGGATGGATGTGTTGTAGGTTCCATAACTTCTTGTCAAATTGAGAAAGCAGTTGCACATATCCGGAGCCTGAAACTTTCTGCCTTATCAGGG ATTCCTGAAGATTTAGAGGTAGGATATGTACCTTTAAGTTATGGTGGAGCATATCCTGGATTATACCTATTTACTAACACTTCCAGATTTATTCGACCGGTTAGAAATCTTGCCCATGGCAATGATATTGAACTTATTGGTCCGTTTGAGCAG GCTTTTATGGAAATAAGATGCTCTGATGGTGGAgatggtggaagaagagaattctTTCCTGCGACACATGAAGAAATACACCCAACAGGAATACTTAGTGTTGTTGCCAATCTTACTCCCTGGTCTGATCACAATCAGAGCCCACGAAACATGTACCAGTGCCAG ATGGCCAAACAAACAATGGGGTTTTCTGGCCAAGCTTTGCAATATCGTGCAGATTTGAAGACATATCATCTCCAG ACTCCTCAATCTCCAATCGTCCGGACTACTTCATATACTAAGTACTGCATGGATGAGTTCCCAACAGGCACAAATGCAATTGTTGCAGTTTTAGCTTACACTGG TTATGACATGGAAGATGCCATGATCTTGAACAAGTCATCTGTGGACCGTGGGCTAAGTCGTGGGCATATTTACCAG ACAGAGTCAATTGACTTAGCAAAGAAGCATGAGACAGACCGGATCCAAGAAATATTTGCTAGGAGTAACACTGATAGAAACATGATGTTTTCAATTGACTCAGATGGCCTACCATACGTTGGACAG ATGGTACATCCACGTGAGCCATTATATAGCacacacaataccttaacaagcACAACAAAACCAACTTTTTTGAAAGGTTCGGAAGATGCCATCATTGACTATGTTTCTGTTGATGGTACTGGCTCAAAGAACTACCTGCAAAAG GTTAACATTCGTACTCGACGCACCAGATATCCTATTATTGGCGATAAGTTTAGCAGCCGGCATGGGCAGAAGGGTGTTTGCTCTCAGCTATGGCCTGATGTTGACATGCCATTTTCTGCAGTTACAGGGATGCGACCAGATTTAATAATTAATCCTCATGCATTTCCTTCGCGAATGACTATTGGAATGCTTTTGGAGTCAATTGCAGCTAAG GGAGGAAGCCTGCATGGAAAATTTGTTGATGCAACTCCTTTCCCTAGATCAAATTGCaacgaagaagatgaagataagATATCCAAATCTAGCTCAGTGGTTGATGAACTAGGTCCAATGCTGACTGCTTACGGTTTCAACTACCATGGAGTAGAGGTAATGCACAGTGGAGTTTATGGAACAGAGCTGACTTGTGAGATTTTTATTGGGCCTGTTTATTACCAGCGGCTCCGCCACATGGTTTCTGACAAATTTCAG GTGCGCTCCACTGGAACTGTGGATCAGATCACCAGGCAACCCATTGGAGGAAGGAAACGAGGTGGAGGTATTCGGTTTGGAGAAATGGAACGTGATGCAGTTCTTGCTCATGGAGCTGCCTACCTTTTACATGACAGGCTCCATTCCTGCTCCGACTACCACATAGCTGATGTATGTTCCTACTGTGGCAGTGTACTTTCTGCCACCATTATACAACCCCAAAAGAAGTCAGCACGTGAAATCCACGGTCTCCCGCCTGCTAGAACTCCCAAGAGCTATATATGCCAAGCTTGCAAAACCAGCAAAGGAATGGAAACTGTGGCGATGCCTCACGTGTTCAAGTATTTGGCAGCAGAATTCACAGCGATGAACATAAAAATGGATCTTCAGTTGAGGAGCCAAGCAAGCTAA
- the LOC121989235 gene encoding DNA-directed RNA polymerase I subunit 2-like isoform X1, with product MGSKSKPDYEALRDLFRPHVESFDYFIDEGLEKIFFGIRPEEIVDRITGVKLRISVENPQLLPPTKDGRLNEPLYPHECRQARTTYKGCFKASLCCQYDDGVIVRDSINFGYLPIMLKSKLCHLRGADPQKLVFHKEEATEMGGYFICSGMERLARLLIIQKRNYPLSMVRRSLNNRGPGYSDKAVVIRCTREDQSSVTLKLYYLENGSARLGFWIRGREFLLPVGIILKAFIDTNDHEIFVSLTCYYNERYQREKGAVGTQLIGERAQIILDEVRDLSLFTHHHCLKHIGEYFRSVMDGFETENYITVAEAVLREYIFVNLGSNHDKFNLLIFMLQKLYALVDQTAAPDNIDTLQNQEVLLPGHLIAICLKEKIQMWLRKARQQILDELAKKERTFDIKSVTQVKKILTKNSAHIGRAIESMIKVGRLNAQSGLDLPQREGMTIMAERLNFFRYLSHFRSVHRGAAFTKMRTTSVRKLLPESWGFLCPVNTPDGEPCGLLNHMTCSCRISSSYDSEGKIKDPLKIRMSILSVLVAIGMTPLLPKLERAGPPEVLHVLLDGCVVGSITSCQIEKAVAHIRSLKLSALSGIPEDLEVGYVPLSYGGAYPGLYLFTNTSRFIRPVRNLAHGNDIELIGPFEQAFMEIRCSDGGDGGRREFFPATHEEIHPTGILSVVANLTPWSDHNQSPRNMYQCQMAKQTMGFSGQALQYRADLKTYHLQTPQSPIVRTTSYTKYCMDEFPTGTNAIVAVLAYTGYDMEDAMILNKSSVDRGLSRGHIYQTESIDLAKKHETDRIQEIFARSNTDRNMMFSIDSDGLPYVGQMVHPREPLYSTHNTLTSTTKPTFLKGSEDAIIDYVSVDGTGSKNYLQKVNIRTRRTRYPIIGDKFSSRHGQKGVCSQLWPDVDMPFSAVTGMRPDLIINPHAFPSRMTIGMLLESIAAKGGSLHGKFVDATPFPRSNCNEEDEDKISKSSSVVDELGPMLTAYGFNYHGVEVMHSGVYGTELTCEIFIGPVYYQRLRHMVSDKFQVRSTGTVDQITRQPIGGRKRGGGIRFGEMERDAVLAHGAAYLLHDRLHSCSDYHIADVCSYCGSVLSATIIQPQKKSAREIHGLPPARTPKSYICQACKTSKGMETVAMPHVFKYLAAEFTAMNIKMDLQLRSQAS from the exons ATGGGATCGAAGTCGAAGCCCGACTACGAGGCGTTGCGAGATCTCTTCCGTCCGCACGTTGAGTCCTTTGATTACTTTATCGACGAGGGTCTCGAAAAGATATTTTTTGGAATACGCCCCGAAGAAATCGTCGACCGCATAACTGGAGTCAAGCTCAGAA TTTCCGTAGAGAATCCGCAGTTACTTCCTCCAACAAAAGACGGGCGGCTAAACGAACCCTTGTATCCCCATGAG TGTAGGCAAGCCAGAACAACTTATAAAGGATGTTTCAAAGCGTCATTGTGCTGTCAGTATGATGATGGAGTCATTGTTAGAGATTCTATCAACTTTGGATATCTTCCAATAATGCTGAAG TCAAAACTCTGCCACCTGAGAGGTGCTGACCCTCAAAAGCTTGTTTTCCACAAAGAGGAGGCAACAGAAATGGGTGG GTACTTCATTTGCTCTGGAATGGAGCGACTTGCACGACTTTTAATTATACAAAAGCGTAATTAT CCGTTGAGCATGGTGCGCAGATCATTGAATAACCGTGGACCAGGCTACAGTGACAAAGCAGTGGTTATAAG ATGTACTCGAGAAGACCAATCTTCTGTCACTCTCAAGTTATACTACCTTGAAAATGGAAGTGCAAGACTTGGATTCTG GATAAGAGGAAGAGAGTTTTTGCTTCCAGTTGGTATTATTTTGAAG GCTTTTATTGACACAAATGATCACGAAATCTTTGTGAGCTTGACATGTTATTATAATGAGAGATACCAAAGAGAAAAAGGTGCTGTTGGAACTCAACTTATTGGTGAAAGGGCTCAAATTATTCTTGATGAAGTTAGAGATTTGTCGCTTTTTACTCACCACCACTGCTTGAAGCATATTG GAGAGTACTTCAGATCTGTTATGGATGGATTTGAAACTGAGAATTATATAACT GTCGCAGAAGCTGTTCTTAGAGAATATATTTTTGTTAATCTTGGGAGCAATCATGACAAGTTCAATTTGCTAAT TTTTATGCTGCAGAAACTTTATGCACTTGTAGATCAAACTGCTGCCCCTGATAATATTGATACACTGCAAAACCAGGAAGTTCTGTTGCCTGGACACTTGATAGCCATTTGTCTTAAG GAAAAAATTCAAATGTGGTTGAGGAAGGCAAGACAACAGATTCTTGATGAGCTAGCAAAGAAGGAAAGAACTTTTGATATAAAAAGTG TAACACAGGTGAAGAAGATTTTAACCAAGAATTCTGCACATATTGGGAGGGCCATTGAGAGTATGATAAAAGTTGGAAGATTGAACGCGCAATCAGGTCTAGACTTGCCTCAG AGAGAAGGAATGACCATTATGGCAGAGAGGCTCAATTTCTTCCGTTATCTATCTCATTTTCGTTCTGTACATAGAGGTGCTGCTTTTACAAAAATGCGTACGACAAGTGTACGAAAATTGCTGCCAGA GTCTTGGGGCTTCCTTTGCCCTGTCAATACTCCTGATGGAGAGCCTTGTGGCTTGCTGAACCATATGACTTGTTCCTGCC GCATTTCATCTTCCTATGATTCGGAAGGAAAAATTAAGGACCCTCTCAAGATAAGAATGTCGATACTCTCTGTTTTAGTTGCGATTGGAATGACACCATTGCTTCCGAAGCTTGAGCGTGCTGGCCCACCTGAGGTTCTTCATGTTCTTTTGGATGGATGTGTTGTAGGTTCCATAACTTCTTGTCAAATTGAGAAAGCAGTTGCACATATCCGGAGCCTGAAACTTTCTGCCTTATCAGGG ATTCCTGAAGATTTAGAGGTAGGATATGTACCTTTAAGTTATGGTGGAGCATATCCTGGATTATACCTATTTACTAACACTTCCAGATTTATTCGACCGGTTAGAAATCTTGCCCATGGCAATGATATTGAACTTATTGGTCCGTTTGAGCAG GCTTTTATGGAAATAAGATGCTCTGATGGTGGAgatggtggaagaagagaattctTTCCTGCGACACATGAAGAAATACACCCAACAGGAATACTTAGTGTTGTTGCCAATCTTACTCCCTGGTCTGATCACAATCAGAGCCCACGAAACATGTACCAGTGCCAG ATGGCCAAACAAACAATGGGGTTTTCTGGCCAAGCTTTGCAATATCGTGCAGATTTGAAGACATATCATCTCCAG ACTCCTCAATCTCCAATCGTCCGGACTACTTCATATACTAAGTACTGCATGGATGAGTTCCCAACAGGCACAAATGCAATTGTTGCAGTTTTAGCTTACACTGG TTATGACATGGAAGATGCCATGATCTTGAACAAGTCATCTGTGGACCGTGGGCTAAGTCGTGGGCATATTTACCAG ACAGAGTCAATTGACTTAGCAAAGAAGCATGAGACAGACCGGATCCAAGAAATATTTGCTAGGAGTAACACTGATAGAAACATGATGTTTTCAATTGACTCAGATGGCCTACCATACGTTGGACAG ATGGTACATCCACGTGAGCCATTATATAGCacacacaataccttaacaagcACAACAAAACCAACTTTTTTGAAAGGTTCGGAAGATGCCATCATTGACTATGTTTCTGTTGATGGTACTGGCTCAAAGAACTACCTGCAAAAG GTTAACATTCGTACTCGACGCACCAGATATCCTATTATTGGCGATAAGTTTAGCAGCCGGCATGGGCAGAAGGGTGTTTGCTCTCAGCTATGGCCTGATGTTGACATGCCATTTTCTGCAGTTACAGGGATGCGACCAGATTTAATAATTAATCCTCATGCATTTCCTTCGCGAATGACTATTGGAATGCTTTTGGAGTCAATTGCAGCTAAG GGAGGAAGCCTGCATGGAAAATTTGTTGATGCAACTCCTTTCCCTAGATCAAATTGCaacgaagaagatgaagataagATATCCAAATCTAGCTCAGTGGTTGATGAACTAGGTCCAATGCTGACTGCTTACGGTTTCAACTACCATGGAGTAGAGGTAATGCACAGTGGAGTTTATGGAACAGAGCTGACTTGTGAGATTTTTATTGGGCCTGTTTATTACCAGCGGCTCCGCCACATGGTTTCTGACAAATTTCAG GTGCGCTCCACTGGAACTGTGGATCAGATCACCAGGCAACCCATTGGAGGAAGGAAACGAGGTGGAGGTATTCGGTTTGGAGAAATGGAACGTGATGCAGTTCTTGCTCATGGAGCTGCCTACCTTTTACATGACAGGCTCCATTCCTGCTCCGACTACCACATAGCTGATGTATGTTCCTACTGTGGCAGTGTACTTTCTGCCACCATTATACAACCCCAAAAGAAGTCAGCACGTGAAATCCACGGTCTCCCGCCTGCTAGAACTCCCAAGAGCTATATATGCCAAGCTTGCAAAACCAGCAAAGGAATGGAAACTGTGGCGATGCCTCACGTGTTCAAGTATTTGGCAGCAGAATTCACAGCGATGAACATAAAAATGGATCTTCAGTTGAGGAGCCAAGCAAGCTAA